GTCAGGTCGCCTGCGTCGTCGACCCTGTTCCCAGGGCGGGGCTCCGTTCGGATTGAGTTGTTGATATCAAATCATGGGTGTGCGAGACTGACAACCATGGTGCACCTCGCTTGGATTCGGCATTGGATTTCCATATCCATTTATGCCCAATCCTCCCGTGGGTGCATTGGCCTTTATCGGGCTGATGCCGTGAACCAATTGGGTTGAAAGGGAACAAAGATGGCTAGTGAACAAAAGGCCCGATCGGGACAGGTCATGCTAAGACTGTTTGCTGTTGCACTGGGATTCTTCCTGGCTGACATGGTACTCTTGTTTTTCCGCGCTCCCGGATTGCTGTCCCCCGCCAACTGGACCGGAGCGCTGAATCTCCTGGGAACCGGCATTCTGTTGTATGCTGTCTACTTTCTGATGATGCTCGGATTCTTAGTCATGCTCACCGCAGGAAACTTCATATTAAGATTGAAATTCGATATGAACTCCTTGGCAATCCTTACCGTCATCCTTACTCCGTTTTATATCTACATCCAGGACCGCATACTTATTTCAGTTCTAGGAATCTACATCAATCCGGCTGACCCGTATTTCTATGTACCGGTTCTGATTGCCATGGCCGTGCTGTTGATATTCCTGGCCCTTGTCCGGCTTGTCCTTTCCCGTGTCCCGTTCAACCTTACAGCCTTGCATCGTGCCTTCAGCTGGCCGGGGCTGACCGGAACGGCGTTTGCGATGTTCATGATCTACGCCCTGATCTGGGGCCCGCGAATGAATGTGCTGAGTCTATTCGACGCCGACCAGCAACGCGCTCCGGAGATGGAGTACAGCGTCGAAGCCCCAGGCCGGGCCGCCGACGAAGCGCCGAACTTCATCGTCGTCAAGATCGAGGCTTTCCGTCGCGACGAGTTCACACGGCAGAACGTTCCATTCCTCTGGCAACTGGCACAGGACAATACTTGGTTCTCCAACTACCACGTCGTGGCGTCTGCAACACGGCCGTCGGTAACTTCGTTTTTCACTTCTTTGTACCCGGCACAACACGGCTGCTACAATCTGGCGGTCGGAAAGTCCGACAATGGCGACCAGACAACTGTTAAGGTATCCGAAGCGATCAACTGCCTGCCCAGGATTCTGCAGGAGAACGGTTACCGGACCGAGATGTTCACCTCCAACACCTTGGCTACCGATCCCGTATTCGGATTTCAAAAAGTACTTCGCAGATTCAGCTCCGTCGCCCCATATGAATTCAAAATCCCGGCCCCAGAATCGTTTGTCGGTTACAGTTTCCTGCGCCGGCGGTTGAACATGTTCCGGATCTTCAACATCTTCGCATTCAGCCCGGAACACTCTCCCAGCTACTTCGACGCACCACGCCTGAACACTGCCATCCAACAGTCCCTGAAGCAGTCCACCGACAGCCCCGTGATGATGTACATCCACTACATGGAACCGCACATGCCGTACTACCATCACCCGTACGTGCCCTTGCAAATCATCAATTACTCAGCGACCCGCAAGGATGAAGTGCAGTCGGCCTATCGCGAGGAACTCTCCGCCATCGACAGGTCCATCGCCGGGCTGTTCGAACTGTTCGATGAAAACGGCATTCTGGACAACAGCTGGATCCTGATCACTGCCGACCATGGAGAGGAGTTCCTGGACCACAAGAAGTGGGGTCATGGAAAATCCGTCTTCCCGGAGATTCTCTGTGTGCCCGCAATCCTGGTCGAGCCTGTTTCGCAGAGGAAATCACAGGTTATCGACTCGGTTGTCGAGAGCATCGACATCATGCCGACTTTTGCCGATATCGCCGACATTCCTGTCGACGAGTACTGGGAGGGCGAGTCGCTGGTACCCCTGATCTCCGGTACGGACACGACCGGCACCAATCTCGCGCTCGCCCAGTTCGATGACAAAAAACAGCTCTGGTCATCGGCAATCTCCGGCAATTGGCAGGTCATATTCCGGGAACCGTCCGGTGCGGAGGAGCTGGACCATTCGGACCGCCTGGCCAAACGCAAGGTCATGCTGTTCGACCTCGCTGAGGACCCGTTGGCTCAGAATGACCTATCCGAAACGAAATCGGACAAGGCGACCGAGATGACGACTCTGCTTGAGGGTGAGTTGGCGCGGTTTGAAATCAGCGCGCCTCTGTTCAGGGGCGAAGAACAGAAGATCGACCCTGAACAAATGAAGCAATTGCGCGCACTTGGATACGTCGACTAGAACCTGGAATATGGAGAGGCTTCAGTGGGAACGACAGACTAATCATTGCCCTGCCGTCGATCATCAAGTACCTTCTCCCGGATGCTTTTAGGGTGTTTGGCCGTTGCACAGGCTTACCGGGTCTGTCTGCGCCGCATGCGGATTTGCCATAGAACCGAAGATTGGCCATGTATCACGAGCATTTCGGCTTTTTCACGGCTCCGTTCTCCCTGAGCCCTCACCTGCAGTTCCTCTTCAGGTCGAGTGCGTTCGAGGAGACGATGGCCCATCTGGTGTACGGCCTCGAGGGCGGCGAGGACATCATCCTCATCACCGGTGAGATCGGTACAGGCAAGACCCTGGCGCTGTACAACCTGTCCCAGCACATCTCCAAGACCTACCGGATCGCCCTGATCAACGTCACGCAACTGGATTTCCGCGAACTGCTCAAGATGCTGCTGTCCGAACTGGGCGTGCAGGTGCCGGCGGCGGCCGACCGCGCCGACCTGTTGAGCGCGCTTAAGGCGGAGCTGGTGGCGACCATGCGCCGCGGGCAGCGCCTGCTGCTGATCATCGACGAGGCCCAGAATCTCGACGACGCCACCATGGAGGGCGTCCGGCTGTTGACCAACCTGGGGCCGCCCGAGGAGCAGGCGCTCCAGGTTGTGCTGTCGGGACAGCCCGGACTGCGCACCAAGATCAACTCGCCGCAGCTGGCCCAGGTGCGTCAGCGGATCAGGGTCCATTACCATCTCGACAAGCTGGGTCCCGAGGAGACGGCCGACTATCTCGAACACCGCGTCAGGGTGGCCGGCTGCGACCGCAAGCTGTTCCGCAAGGACGCGATCAAACGCATCCATGCGCTCAGCGATGGCATCCCGCGCCTCGTGAACGTGATCGCGGACAGGGCCCTGCTGGCCGCCTACGTGGACGGCGACGACGAGGTGCACCTGCATCACGTGGAGGAGGACACCTCGCTCGCCAAGTCGCCCACCGCGGAATCGATCGCCGCGGCGATCGCCGCACGGTCCTCCGAGTCTCCGCCCCCTCCCGTGCCGGAGCCGAAGCCGAAACCCGAGCCTGCAACCGCGCCCTCTGTCGCCGACGACGGACCGCAGCCCTCCGACGACGAGCTGGACGAGATCACCGAAGCCGCCCTGGCCGCCTCCGCCGCAGCCATCGAGGACGAACGCGAGGGGCCCGACACGATCGAGTCCCCCGCCGGGGCGGACGGCGAGGTTGATGCCCCCGCGGTTTCGGCCGCAGTCGTTGCGGGCGGTGACGAGGACGAAAGCGTAGATGT
The window above is part of the bacterium genome. Proteins encoded here:
- a CDS encoding AAA family ATPase, with amino-acid sequence MYHEHFGFFTAPFSLSPHLQFLFRSSAFEETMAHLVYGLEGGEDIILITGEIGTGKTLALYNLSQHISKTYRIALINVTQLDFRELLKMLLSELGVQVPAAADRADLLSALKAELVATMRRGQRLLLIIDEAQNLDDATMEGVRLLTNLGPPEEQALQVVLSGQPGLRTKINSPQLAQVRQRIRVHYHLDKLGPEETADYLEHRVRVAGCDRKLFRKDAIKRIHALSDGIPRLVNVIADRALLAAYVDGDDEVHLHHVEEDTSLAKSPTAESIAAAIAARSSESPPPPVPEPKPKPEPATAPSVADDGPQPSDDELDEITEAALAASAAAIEDEREGPDTIESPAGADGEVDAPAVSAAVVAGGDEDESVDVETEMSAPMAVKRRTRGARRILVSALIIGAVSVAALGLLAHRQGIIKLPLLPEPRPVAEADEGVADNGFTTGIVDRLQGVAPFDSVGAVAAGLDDSLAVAGNEGLVAGEVTDTLSVGEPAPLPVDEDEPAPRIADEMATDAGAGLDETPAARELPAPPPGLYVHVGSFRDIERARIFAAECAGHDMPTQVMAVTIDGQLWYRVHVGPYADQADAQQAQAVVQGNRLSTWTMIVRIR
- a CDS encoding sulfatase-like hydrolase/transferase, yielding MLRLFAVALGFFLADMVLLFFRAPGLLSPANWTGALNLLGTGILLYAVYFLMMLGFLVMLTAGNFILRLKFDMNSLAILTVILTPFYIYIQDRILISVLGIYINPADPYFYVPVLIAMAVLLIFLALVRLVLSRVPFNLTALHRAFSWPGLTGTAFAMFMIYALIWGPRMNVLSLFDADQQRAPEMEYSVEAPGRAADEAPNFIVVKIEAFRRDEFTRQNVPFLWQLAQDNTWFSNYHVVASATRPSVTSFFTSLYPAQHGCYNLAVGKSDNGDQTTVKVSEAINCLPRILQENGYRTEMFTSNTLATDPVFGFQKVLRRFSSVAPYEFKIPAPESFVGYSFLRRRLNMFRIFNIFAFSPEHSPSYFDAPRLNTAIQQSLKQSTDSPVMMYIHYMEPHMPYYHHPYVPLQIINYSATRKDEVQSAYREELSAIDRSIAGLFELFDENGILDNSWILITADHGEEFLDHKKWGHGKSVFPEILCVPAILVEPVSQRKSQVIDSVVESIDIMPTFADIADIPVDEYWEGESLVPLISGTDTTGTNLALAQFDDKKQLWSSAISGNWQVIFREPSGAEELDHSDRLAKRKVMLFDLAEDPLAQNDLSETKSDKATEMTTLLEGELARFEISAPLFRGEEQKIDPEQMKQLRALGYVD